A window of Eucalyptus grandis isolate ANBG69807.140 chromosome 4, ASM1654582v1, whole genome shotgun sequence genomic DNA:
GTGTACTTAATTTCCAAGAACCTTCCCTTACACTCACTGCTCAGGTCAAGCCCAACGCTTTCGTGTGTGCGCATATCTATATATAATTCCATCTCCGGAGGCAGGGATCACTCAACTTCCTCTCTTGCTCCTCACTACAACAATCTCGTGCTCTTTTCCGGCAAACTCCTCCTTCGTCTTTGTCCATCTTTCTTGCTATTTTATAAGTTACCAAGTCAAAAACCCGAGTCAAAAACCCGACGAgccttttttctttgaagacGATGGGTTACGTTTCAAGCAACAGAAAGCCACTGTTGTCTCGTAAAGCAACCAACGACGGCCATGCCGAGAACTGTCCCTATTTCGATGGGTGGAAGGCCTACTACAGTGACCCATTTCATGCTACGCAGAATCCCAGTGGTGTCATCCAAATGGGTCTTGCAGAACATcaggtaaaagaaaaggaataaaaaacgAATTTGCTCGTAGTTCCTCTTTTTCAACGTATGGGTCTTGTGCCGAAAGCTCggaaagtgaatttttttttttttttgctgcaaTATTCAGCTCTGTTTCGACTTGGTTCAAGAATGGCTCGTCAACAACCCAGAAGCCTCCATCTGCACTAAGGAAGGAAAGGACAAGTTCAGGGACATTGCCATCTTTCAGGACTATCATGGCTTGCCCGAGTTCAGAAACGTACGTTTGGGAATCAAATTCATTGTCTCGCTCCTCTTTTTCAGTACCCAAATTCATGCATTACGCCATTAATCGATGTTTGAAAGTAATATGAGAGCTTGACGACGGATAGAATTTTAAAGCCATGATCTTTTGCAGGCTGTGGCGAAGTTCATGGGGAGAGTGAGAGGGGACAAGGTCAAGTTTGATCCCGACCGGATTGTCATGAGCGGAGGAGCCACAGGAGCTCACGAGCTGATCACATTCTGCCTGGCTGATCCTGGCGATGCGTTCTTGGTGCCAACCCCTTACTATCCAGGGTAAGATCTCGCATCATTTTCTGCTTTCTAAGCTAATACATCACGTGCTTAGTTAATATGATAAATGCAAAACTGATGGGATTAGGTGCGCTTCGACTGTTCACATTATTGGAGATTCGACTAGACGGCCGCACCTTCCAACTTAGGCAtggaaaagattaaaataatgCTTGGCTACcactaggaaaaaaaatataccaTCCATATGATGCGGCTTAGCGGTGTTCTTTATTAATCACGACACAAAACTGATCTTATTAATAAGAAAATGATTGGGTTGCCTCATTATGCTTGCCATCTATTGGGAATTTTACACCAAATTTAATCTGTGTCCATCTTCAAAGACGGATGTCGGCAATCCTAATAAGATACATTAGATCATTTTCCAGCTGTTTTGCTTCGCTCCATCTCTTTCACAGTATCCATAATACTTCGGCAAGGTCAAAGACCGGCAAGCATTATTGGTCGATATGGCCCGCACTTGATTTAGTCAATGATAACTAGGGGAGCTGAATTAAGACACAGGGCAAGTTGCCTCGAAATTTCATTGTCACCATCCAAACGCTATGGCCGAAAGGACATGCCTTTTTCCTGTGTATTGTCACCTCTGGCTCTTGACAATGATTGAAATCGGGTACCGTTTTGGGAGAATTCTTTACAATGTTGGGACAAAACAGATGAGGCCATTTTTAGAGGCTAAATTTTCCCTGAACAGTAATTCTTGGATACATCTTCCAGGGGACAGATTAGGGCCTTTAGCTATCTCTActcctgcaaaaaaaaaaaaatgcttaattTAACTGCTTTTTGAGGGTTGTCTAAAGACTGATTATGACtttccttcatctcaaagttaaTCTGACCTGTCCACAAATGACCTGGTGAGTGAATCGGGTGAATTTAAAGAATGAAAGCATTGAATAAGGCTTGGTTTTCACGCTAGAGAGTGTTGGGCACGTTTAATACTCAATATGGCATCTCTGTTAATAAGCTTTTGGGATAAAGACTTAAAAGTTTCACATAAGACTGTTATGTTTCTccaagaagaacaaagaaggcTGAGTTTGAACATGAATGGTGAAACAGAACctatatttttatgaatgacAACTTGTTTCTTCTCAagttaattgaaaaataaaacaaaattatctTTTTGCAGATTTGATCGAGATTTGTGTTGGAGGACTGAAGCGCGGCTTCTCCCTGTGGTCTGTCACAGCTCTAACAATTTCAAGGTCACCAGGAAAGCTTTGGAAGAAGCATACGCAAAAGCTGTTGAGGCCAATATCACCGTGAAAGGGTTGCTCTTAACCAATCCATCAAACCCACTAGGGACCATCTTAGACCGAGACACGTTGAGAGAAGCCATGAGCTTCATCAACGAGAAGAACATCCACCTCATTTGCGATGAGATATATGCTGCTACAGTCTTTCGTCAGCCTGATTTCATAAGCATCGCAGAGATAATCGAGGAAGATCAAGAATACAATCGCAACCTCGTGCATATAATTTATAGCCTCTCAAAAGATATGGGTTTCCCTGGCTTCAGGGTTGGGATTGTGTATTCATACAATGACGCCGTGGTGGAGTGCAGCCGGAAGATGTCCAGCTTCGGTCTAGTATCCTCCCAAACTCAGTACCTAATTGCATCCATGTTATCGGACGATCAGTTCATTGGGAAATTCCTGTTGGAGAGTGCAGAGAGGTTAGCGACGAGGCATAATGATTTCACTGACGGACTTCGTCAGGTAGGCATCAAGTGCTTGAACGGCAATGCGGGTCTCTTCTTATGGATGGATTTGAGGGGGCTTCTGATGGACAGCACCGTAGAGGCAGAGACGGCTCTGTGGCGGGTCATAATCAACGATGTCAAGCTCAATGTCTCGCCGGGTTCTTCCTTTCACTGCTCAGAGCCAGGATGGTTCAGAGTTTGCATTGCCAACATGAATGAGGAGACCACGAAGCTTGCTTTAGCACGAATCCGAGAGTTTGTGCTGAGGAATGGCAATAAGCCGAACAGGAAGGAGAAGTGCTGGCAGAGCGACCTAAGGCTCAGACTCTCGTTCCGAAGAATGGACGATGTGTTGAGGTCGCCCTGCATTATGTCCCCTCGATCGCCCATCCCTCAATCACCACTGGTTCGAACCAGAACTTAAAGTTGACAATCGCGTGATTCTACAAACGGgcattttattattaaatt
This region includes:
- the LOC120292955 gene encoding 1-aminocyclopropane-1-carboxylate synthase-like, whose amino-acid sequence is MGYVSSNRKPLLSRKATNDGHAENCPYFDGWKAYYSDPFHATQNPSGVIQMGLAEHQLCFDLVQEWLVNNPEASICTKEGKDKFRDIAIFQDYHGLPEFRNAVAKFMGRVRGDKVKFDPDRIVMSGGATGAHELITFCLADPGDAFLVPTPYYPGFDRDLCWRTEARLLPVVCHSSNNFKVTRKALEEAYAKAVEANITVKGLLLTNPSNPLGTILDRDTLREAMSFINEKNIHLICDEIYAATVFRQPDFISIAEIIEEDQEYNRNLVHIIYSLSKDMGFPGFRVGIVYSYNDAVVECSRKMSSFGLVSSQTQYLIASMLSDDQFIGKFLLESAERLATRHNDFTDGLRQVGIKCLNGNAGLFLWMDLRGLLMDSTVEAETALWRVIINDVKLNVSPGSSFHCSEPGWFRVCIANMNEETTKLALARIREFVLRNGNKPNRKEKCWQSDLRLRLSFRRMDDVLRSPCIMSPRSPIPQSPLVRTRT